In Rissa tridactyla isolate bRisTri1 chromosome 2, bRisTri1.patW.cur.20221130, whole genome shotgun sequence, a single window of DNA contains:
- the HAS2 gene encoding hyaluronan synthase 2 gives MYCERFICILRILGTTLFGVSLLLGITAAYIVGYQFIQTDNYYFSFGLYGAILASHLIIQSLFAFLEHRKMKRSLETPIKLNKTVALCIAAYQEDPDYLRKCLLSVKRLTYPGIKVVMVIDGNSEDDVYMMDIFTEIMGRDKSATYIWSNNFHDKGPGETEESHRESMQHVSQLVLSNKSVCIMQKWGGKREVMYTAFKALGRSVDYVQVCDSDTMLDPASSVEMVKVLEEDPMVGGVGGDVQILNKYDSWISFLSSVRYWMAFNIERACQSYFGCVQCISGPLGMYRNSLLHEFVEDWYNQEFMGSQCSFGDDRHLTNRVLSLGYATKYTARSKCLTETPIEYLRWLNQQTRWSKSYFREWLYNAMWFHKHHLWMTYEAVITGFFPFFLIATVIQLFYRGKIWNILLFLLTVQLVGLIKSSFASFLRGNIVMVFMSLYSVLYMSSLLPAKMFAIATINKAGWGTSGRKTIVVNFIGLIPVSIWFTILLGGVIFTIYKESKKPFSESKQTVLIIGTILYACYWVLLLTLYLVLITKCGRRKKEQHYDMVLDV, from the exons ATGTATTGTGAGAGGTTTATATGTATCCTGAGAATACTTGGAACCACACTCTTCGGGGTGTCCCTCCTGCTGGGAATCACCGCTGCTTACATTGTGGGCTACCAGTTCATCCAAACAGACAACTACTACTTCTCCTTTGGACTCTATGGTGCTATCCTGGCATCACATCTCATCATCCAAAGCCTGTTTGCCTTCCTAGAGCACAGGAAAATGAAGCGGTCGCTAGAGACTCCAATCAAGCTGAACAAAACAGTTGCCCTTTGCATTGCTGCCTATCAAGAGGATCCTGACTACttaagaaaatgtttactttCTGTGAAAAGATTGACCTACCCTGGAATTAAAGTTGTTATGGTCATTGATGGGAACTCAGAAGACGACGTTTACATGATGGACATTTTTACTGAAATCATGGGTAGGGACAAATCTGCCACTTATATCTGGAGTAATAACTTCCACGACAAAGGTCCGGGTGAGACGGAGGAGTCTCACAGAGAGAGCATGCAACATGTATCTCAGCTGGTCCTGTCCAACAAAAGTGTCTGCATCATGCAGAAATGGGGTGGAAAAAGAGAAGTAATGTACACAGCATTCAAAGCACTGGGGAGAAGCGTGGATTATGTACAG GTCTGTGATTCAGATACCATGCTTGATCCAGCCTCATCAGTGGAGATGGTAAAGGTTTTAGAAGAAGATCCAATGGTTGGAGGAGTTGGAGGTGACGTGCAG atTTTGAACAAATACGATTCCTGGATATCTTTTCTGAGCAGCGTGAGATACTGGATGGCATTTAACATAGAAAGAGCCTGTCAGTCCTATTTCGGCTGTGTACAGTGCATCAGCGGACCTCTGGGGATGTACAGAAACTCTTTACTCCATGAATTCGTGGAAGATTGGTACAACCAAGAATTTATGGGCTCCCAGTGCAGCTTCGGAGATGACAGGCATCTCACTAACAGAGTGCTAAGTCTGGGCTATGCAACAAAATACACAGCTAGATCCAAGTGCCTTACCGAAACACCGATAGAGTATCTCAGGTGGCTGAATCAGCAGACACGCTGGAGTAAATCGTACTTTAGAGAGTGGCTTTATAACGCGATGTGGTTCCACAAGCACCATTTGTGGATGACCTACGAAGCTGTAATCactggattttttcctttcttccttatcGCCACAGTCATTCAGCTCTTCTACAGGGGAAAAATCTGGAACATCCTCCTCTTCTTGTTGACAGTTCAGTTAGTGGGCCTGATAAAGTCTTCCTTTGCCAGCTTCCTTAGGGGCAACATTGTCATGGTTTTCATGTCACTCTACTCAGTGTTGTACATGTCAAGTTTACTGCCAGCAAAGATGTTTGCGATTGCCACGATAAACAAAGCAGGGTGGGGCACGTCAGGAAGAAAAACCATTGTAGTTAATTTTATAGGACTCATTCCAGTCTCCATTTGGTTTACAATCCTCCTAGGTGGCGTAATTTTCACTATCTACAAGGAATCAAAGAAGCCATTTTCCGAGTCGAAACAGACAGTTCTCATCATTGGCACAATACTCTATGCATGTTACTGGGTTCTGCTTTTGACTTTGTACTTGGTTCTTATCACCAAATGTGGCAGGCGGAAGAAAGAGCAACACTATGACATGGTGCTAGACGTATGA